In Saccharothrix violaceirubra, the following are encoded in one genomic region:
- a CDS encoding NADH-quinone oxidoreductase subunit M, which translates to MNWTLIVLLVLPLVGSVVVGLLRRNDAVAKAIALTVALLELVVAGFAWVGYDPDGARLQLTSSADWIPKFGVHLSFGVDGIALVMIALIAVLVPIVIGGSWADRLPEGRSAGGFFALLLAMETGMVGVFAATDVFLFYVFFEAVLVPMYFVIGRFGGPNRQYAAMKFFLYSLLGGLVMLASVIGVYVAAADKLGAGTFDWATLVTVTRDLPLEHQIWLFLGFFVAFAIKAPLVPLHTWLPDAGAEAPVGAGVLLVGILDKIGTFGFLRYCLPLFPLASKELTPVVMVLAVAGILYGSLLAVGQSDLKRFVAYTSIAHFGFIALGIFAFSSQAGTGAVLYMVNHGISTGMLFLVVGMVMARGGSRLIDDYGGMAKLTPVLGGLFFLAGLSSLALPGTNSFVSEFLVLIGSYPNQPVYTILAAVGMVLAALYVLWLYQRVFQGPVRGTALVGATGGPGAVVDPEKATIADLGKREIAVLAPLVVLVVLLGFYPKPVLDVITPSVGATLTEVGVVDPVQEGK; encoded by the coding sequence ATGAACTGGACCCTGATCGTGCTCCTGGTGCTGCCGCTCGTCGGCAGCGTCGTGGTGGGGCTGCTGCGGCGCAACGACGCGGTCGCCAAGGCGATCGCGCTCACGGTGGCGCTGCTCGAACTCGTCGTCGCCGGGTTCGCCTGGGTCGGCTACGACCCCGACGGTGCCCGGCTGCAGCTGACGTCGTCGGCGGACTGGATCCCGAAGTTCGGCGTGCACCTGTCGTTCGGCGTCGACGGCATCGCGCTGGTGATGATCGCGCTGATCGCAGTGCTGGTGCCGATCGTCATCGGCGGCTCGTGGGCCGACCGGCTGCCCGAGGGCCGCAGTGCCGGCGGGTTCTTCGCGCTGCTGCTGGCGATGGAGACCGGCATGGTCGGCGTCTTCGCCGCCACCGACGTCTTCCTGTTCTACGTGTTCTTCGAGGCCGTGCTGGTCCCGATGTACTTCGTGATCGGCCGGTTCGGCGGGCCCAACCGCCAGTACGCGGCGATGAAGTTCTTCCTGTACTCGCTGCTCGGCGGCCTGGTCATGCTGGCTTCGGTGATCGGCGTGTACGTGGCCGCCGCCGACAAGCTCGGCGCGGGCACGTTCGACTGGGCCACGCTGGTCACGGTCACCCGTGACCTGCCGCTGGAGCACCAGATCTGGCTGTTCCTGGGCTTCTTCGTGGCGTTCGCGATCAAGGCGCCGCTCGTGCCGCTGCACACGTGGCTGCCCGACGCCGGCGCCGAGGCGCCGGTCGGCGCGGGCGTGCTGCTGGTCGGCATCCTGGACAAGATCGGCACGTTCGGGTTCCTGCGCTACTGCCTGCCGCTGTTCCCCTTGGCCAGCAAGGAACTCACGCCGGTGGTCATGGTGCTCGCGGTCGCGGGCATCCTGTACGGCTCGCTGCTCGCCGTCGGCCAGTCCGACCTCAAGCGGTTCGTGGCGTACACGTCGATCGCGCACTTCGGCTTCATCGCGCTGGGCATCTTCGCGTTCAGCTCGCAGGCCGGCACCGGTGCCGTGCTCTACATGGTCAACCACGGCATCTCGACCGGCATGCTCTTCCTGGTCGTGGGCATGGTCATGGCCCGCGGCGGCTCCCGTCTGATCGACGACTACGGCGGCATGGCCAAGCTGACGCCGGTCCTCGGCGGCCTGTTCTTCCTGGCCGGCCTGTCCTCGCTGGCGCTGCCCGGCACGAACTCGTTCGTGAGCGAGTTCCTGGTGCTGATCGGCTCGTACCCGAACCAGCCCGTGTACACGATCCTGGCGGCCGTCGGCATGGTCCTGGCCGCGCTGTACGTCCTCTGGCTCTACCAGCGGGTGTTCCAGGGGCCGGTGCGCGGCACCGCGCTCGTCGGCGCGACCGGTGGGCCCGGTGCGGTGGTCGATCCGGAGAAGGCGACGATCGCCGACCTCGGCAAGCGCGAGATCGCCGTGCTGGCACCCCTGGTGGTGCTGGTCGTGCTGCTCGGCTTCTACCCGAAGCCGGTGCTGGATGTGATCACGCCGTCCGTCGGGGCGACGCTCACCGAGGTCGGCGTGGTCGACCCAGTGCAGGAAGGCAAGTGA
- the rarD gene encoding EamA family transporter RarD — MPPLTSSPAVSSTVDQTKRGIAYSAGAYVLWGVVPAFWPLLVPAAPTEILAHRIVWSLVVMAAITTAVRGWRVLRALPAKGWLLVTAASALIAVNWGVYIHAVNTGHVVESALGYFINPLVSVLLGVLVLRERLRLPQYAAIAVAVAAVVVLAVDYGRLPWISLVLAGSFGVYGLIKKTIELDARSSLMAESIVLAPIALGYLVVSPGGTFTGHGFGHAALLASAGVVTAIPLLLFGAGAKLVPLVTMGMLQYLAPILQFSWGVFVMHEPMPPSRWFGFALVWVALAVFTFDAVRRGRRRIVAPVE, encoded by the coding sequence GTGCCGCCGTTGACCAGTTCTCCCGCTGTTTCGTCAACTGTTGACCAAACGAAACGCGGCATCGCCTACAGCGCCGGCGCCTACGTGCTCTGGGGCGTGGTCCCGGCGTTCTGGCCGTTGCTCGTCCCCGCCGCGCCGACGGAGATCCTCGCGCACCGCATCGTCTGGTCGTTGGTCGTCATGGCCGCGATCACGACCGCGGTGCGCGGCTGGCGGGTGCTACGCGCGCTGCCGGCGAAGGGCTGGCTGCTGGTGACGGCCGCGTCCGCGCTGATCGCGGTCAACTGGGGCGTCTACATCCACGCGGTCAACACCGGCCACGTCGTCGAGTCCGCCCTGGGCTACTTCATCAACCCGCTGGTCAGCGTCCTGCTCGGCGTCCTGGTGCTGCGCGAACGCCTGCGCCTGCCACAGTACGCCGCGATCGCCGTCGCGGTGGCGGCCGTGGTCGTGCTGGCCGTGGACTACGGCCGGCTGCCGTGGATCTCGCTGGTGCTCGCCGGGTCGTTCGGCGTCTACGGCCTGATCAAGAAGACGATCGAACTCGACGCCCGGTCCAGCCTCATGGCCGAGAGCATCGTGCTCGCGCCGATCGCGCTCGGCTACCTGGTCGTGTCCCCGGGCGGCACGTTCACCGGCCACGGCTTCGGCCACGCGGCGCTGCTGGCGTCGGCGGGCGTGGTGACCGCGATCCCGTTGCTGCTGTTCGGCGCGGGCGCGAAGCTCGTGCCGCTGGTCACGATGGGCATGCTCCAGTACCTGGCGCCCATCCTCCAGTTCTCGTGGGGCGTGTTCGTGATGCACGAGCCCATGCCGCCGTCCCGCTGGTTCGGGTTCGCCCTGGTGTGGGTGGCGTTGGCGGTGTTCACGTTCGACGCCGTGCGCCGGGGCCGGCGCCGGATCGTCGCGCCCGTGGAATGA
- a CDS encoding sunset domain-containing protein, producing the protein MVERQWEGLPVWIFGQVWLWSLLSFVAGVLLTWLVLVRPLKQEVQALRSRTPQAPPPAARDDFDDWPVPVGVEQPRHVAEDERRFEDHPELADDRAEPAYPQSYPQSEPSYPQSEPDEIVRTPFDPAVEAPLDPVDPDSRRAYEDALDQGLVPLSEPIRVFPETPPVRDHEPVDELRRLEEGTERTALIEPWDGMYADDAPEPVAGPHRDEEDEPERPSAAEATTLIPATALAQAIAEVDSRPAEDDGQAWPEHDMTGRFEPVAAEETTTFEVVEEPEPVVAEETPAEETTFLEPVVDEEEQPEVSQPVEPESYRPFSEPGSEEPTAFDPFTEPDPDDYEPLPPAPEPPKFDPFAAPKETFEPFAPTAAEPDEPARPRSLFEPLTDPEDGKELETPRPASSKPVIDQPFVPTLAPELLASMGTPEQPLPTRPATGNNALPQRPRPVGFSPSTGAEPATPSARYQQPEGFNPRSPFGPGSVLPRSDGKAPAPEFEVKATLTGRRYFTAESANFRDTRADVWFRTVADAVKAGFRQSP; encoded by the coding sequence GTGGTCGAGCGGCAGTGGGAGGGTCTTCCCGTGTGGATATTCGGGCAGGTGTGGCTGTGGAGCCTGCTGTCGTTCGTGGCGGGTGTCCTGCTCACCTGGCTGGTCCTGGTCCGGCCCCTCAAGCAGGAGGTCCAGGCGCTGCGCTCACGGACCCCGCAGGCACCGCCGCCGGCGGCGCGTGACGACTTCGACGACTGGCCCGTGCCCGTGGGTGTCGAGCAGCCGCGGCACGTGGCCGAGGACGAGCGCCGCTTCGAGGACCACCCGGAGCTGGCGGACGACCGCGCCGAGCCGGCCTACCCGCAGTCCTACCCGCAGTCCGAGCCGTCCTACCCGCAGTCCGAGCCGGACGAGATCGTGCGCACGCCGTTCGACCCGGCGGTGGAGGCACCGCTCGACCCCGTGGACCCGGACAGCCGCCGTGCCTACGAGGACGCGCTCGACCAGGGCCTCGTGCCGTTGTCCGAGCCGATCCGGGTGTTCCCGGAGACGCCGCCGGTGCGGGACCACGAGCCCGTCGACGAGCTGCGCCGGCTGGAGGAGGGCACCGAGCGGACGGCGTTGATCGAGCCGTGGGACGGCATGTACGCCGACGACGCGCCCGAGCCCGTCGCCGGTCCGCACCGGGACGAGGAGGACGAGCCGGAGCGCCCGTCCGCCGCCGAGGCCACCACGTTGATCCCGGCCACGGCGTTGGCCCAGGCGATCGCCGAAGTCGACTCCCGACCGGCGGAGGACGACGGCCAGGCGTGGCCCGAGCACGACATGACCGGCCGCTTCGAGCCGGTGGCGGCCGAGGAGACGACGACGTTCGAGGTCGTCGAGGAACCCGAGCCGGTCGTCGCCGAGGAGACCCCGGCCGAGGAGACCACCTTCCTGGAGCCGGTCGTCGACGAGGAGGAGCAGCCCGAGGTGTCCCAGCCGGTCGAGCCCGAGTCGTACCGACCGTTCAGCGAGCCGGGTTCCGAGGAACCGACCGCCTTCGACCCGTTCACCGAGCCGGACCCGGACGACTACGAGCCGCTCCCGCCCGCGCCCGAGCCGCCGAAGTTCGACCCGTTCGCCGCGCCGAAGGAGACCTTCGAGCCGTTCGCGCCCACCGCGGCGGAGCCGGACGAGCCCGCGCGCCCGCGTTCGCTGTTCGAGCCGCTGACCGACCCGGAGGACGGCAAGGAGCTGGAGACCCCCAGGCCGGCGTCGTCGAAGCCGGTCATCGACCAGCCGTTCGTGCCGACCCTGGCACCGGAGCTGCTCGCGTCGATGGGCACCCCGGAGCAGCCGCTGCCCACGCGTCCGGCGACCGGCAACAACGCGTTGCCGCAACGCCCCCGGCCCGTGGGGTTCAGCCCGAGCACCGGTGCGGAGCCGGCCACCCCGTCGGCCCGTTACCAGCAGCCGGAGGGCTTCAACCCGCGTTCGCCGTTCGGTCCGGGCTCCGTCCTGCCGCGCTCGGACGGCAAGGCCCCCGCGCCGGAGTTCGAGGTGAAGGCCACGCTGACCGGCCGCCGCTACTTCACGGCGGAAAGCGCGAACTTCCGCGACACCCGTGCCGACGTCTGGTTCCGCACGGTCGCCGACGCGGTGAAGGCAGGCTTCCGCCAGTCCCCGTGA
- a CDS encoding polyprenyl synthetase family protein gives MGGCRRVRLLVVRRLTGVTSSEQAGAGFRFADPVLADVVQGGLTEVEELLRKVVQSEFHPVMETALHLVEAGGKRIRPLFTILSAQFGSTWDRESVVKAAAVVELTHLATLYHDDVMDEATMRRGAASANAKWDNSIAILTGDYLFAHASALVADLGTAAARIIAETFSELVTGQMRETVGPRPGEDPVEHYLTTIAEKTGSLIATAARFGAMFSDASPAQVAALQAYGDVIGAAFQISDDVIDIASPSSESGKTPGTDLREGVKTLPMLYALADEPSSRLASLLAGPIASDELVVEALELLRSSSGLVRARATLDEYAARARAHLDALPAGTARDALASVSDYVVTRTR, from the coding sequence ATGGGCGGGTGCCGGCGGGTTCGCCTTCTAGTGGTACGTAGGCTCACGGGCGTGACCAGTAGCGAGCAGGCGGGGGCGGGGTTCCGGTTCGCGGACCCCGTGCTCGCGGACGTGGTGCAGGGCGGCCTGACCGAGGTGGAGGAGCTGCTGCGCAAAGTCGTGCAGAGCGAGTTCCACCCGGTCATGGAGACCGCACTGCACCTGGTTGAGGCGGGCGGCAAGAGAATCCGGCCGCTGTTCACGATCCTGTCCGCCCAGTTCGGGTCGACGTGGGATCGCGAGAGCGTCGTCAAGGCCGCCGCGGTGGTCGAGCTGACCCACCTGGCCACGCTGTACCACGACGACGTGATGGACGAGGCGACGATGCGGCGGGGCGCCGCGTCGGCCAATGCCAAGTGGGACAACAGCATCGCGATCCTCACCGGCGACTACCTGTTCGCGCACGCGTCCGCTCTGGTCGCGGACCTGGGCACCGCCGCCGCCCGGATCATCGCGGAGACGTTCTCCGAGCTGGTGACCGGGCAGATGCGCGAGACCGTGGGGCCGCGGCCCGGCGAGGACCCGGTCGAGCACTACCTGACGACGATCGCGGAGAAGACCGGGTCGCTGATCGCGACGGCCGCGCGGTTCGGGGCGATGTTCTCGGACGCCTCTCCCGCGCAGGTCGCCGCGTTGCAGGCGTACGGGGACGTCATCGGGGCGGCGTTCCAGATCTCCGACGACGTCATCGACATCGCCTCGCCGTCGTCCGAGTCGGGGAAGACGCCCGGTACGGACCTGCGGGAGGGCGTGAAGACCCTGCCGATGCTGTACGCGTTGGCGGACGAGCCTTCCTCCCGGTTGGCTTCTCTTCTTGCCGGGCCGATCGCGTCGGACGAGCTGGTGGTCGAGGCCCTGGAGTTGTTGCGGTCGTCTTCGGGGTTGGTGCGGGCTCGGGCCACTTTGGACGAGTACGCGGCACGGGCGCGGGCTCATCTCGACGCCCTGCCCGCCGGTACGGCCCGGGACGCTCTGGCTTCCGTCAGCGACTACGTGGTCACCCGCACGCGCTGA
- the nuoN gene encoding NADH-quinone oxidoreductase subunit NuoN — MLTFLAQQGQELQAPPIDYGAVSPILIVLGAACLSVLVEAFLPKAQRWSSQVVLTLLTLALAATGLIAYANSGSAPKEGKLTFAGAIAVDQPVLFLWGTLLLLGFGAVLLIADRSVEPGGAFVAEASVLPGTIKDRAQANRLGMQTEVFPLTLFALGGMMVFVAANDLLTMFIALEVLSLPLYLMCGLARRRRLLSQEAAVKYFLLGAFASAFFLYGVALLYGYAGSVKLADIATATAGTDRSDTLLYAGFGLLVVGLLFKASVGPFHAWTPDVYQGSPTPITAFMGACTKVAAFGGILRVLFVAFEKSSWEWNYVLWGVAIVSMVIGAVLGLTQTDVKRMIAYSSVAHAGFLLVGSISLSAEGLSGTMFYLLAYGFTTIAAFGVVSLVRNADGEATHLSQWAGLAKRSPVTAHVFTFLLLALAGIPLTSGFIGKFVVFAAALQSGMAPLVVVALVASAVAAFFYLRVIVLMYFSEPAADGPTVSVPGAFTTVAITLGAAITLVLGVWPAFALEWAGAGGFAF, encoded by the coding sequence GTGCTGACGTTCCTGGCACAGCAGGGGCAGGAGTTGCAGGCCCCGCCGATCGACTACGGCGCCGTCTCACCGATTCTCATCGTGCTCGGCGCGGCGTGCCTGAGCGTGCTGGTCGAGGCGTTCCTGCCCAAGGCCCAGCGGTGGAGCAGCCAGGTCGTGCTGACCCTGCTCACGCTGGCCCTCGCGGCGACCGGGCTCATCGCGTACGCGAACTCGGGCTCGGCGCCCAAGGAGGGCAAGCTGACGTTCGCCGGCGCCATCGCCGTCGACCAGCCCGTGCTGTTCCTGTGGGGGACGTTGCTGCTGCTCGGGTTCGGCGCGGTCCTGCTCATCGCGGACCGCTCGGTCGAGCCCGGCGGCGCGTTCGTCGCCGAGGCGTCGGTGCTGCCCGGCACCATCAAGGACCGGGCGCAGGCCAACCGGCTGGGCATGCAGACCGAGGTGTTCCCGCTGACGCTGTTCGCGCTCGGCGGCATGATGGTCTTCGTCGCGGCCAACGACCTGCTGACGATGTTCATCGCGCTGGAAGTGCTGTCCCTGCCGCTGTACCTGATGTGCGGCCTGGCCCGCCGTCGCCGCCTGCTCTCGCAGGAGGCCGCGGTGAAGTACTTCCTGCTCGGCGCGTTCGCGTCCGCGTTCTTCCTCTACGGCGTGGCCCTGCTCTACGGCTACGCGGGCTCGGTCAAGCTCGCCGACATCGCCACCGCGACCGCCGGCACCGACCGGTCCGACACGCTGCTGTACGCGGGCTTCGGCCTGCTGGTGGTGGGTCTGCTGTTCAAGGCGTCCGTCGGCCCGTTCCACGCGTGGACCCCGGACGTCTACCAGGGTTCGCCGACGCCGATCACCGCGTTCATGGGCGCGTGCACCAAGGTCGCCGCGTTCGGCGGCATCCTGCGCGTGCTGTTCGTGGCGTTCGAGAAGTCGAGCTGGGAGTGGAACTACGTCCTGTGGGGCGTGGCCATCGTGTCGATGGTGATCGGTGCCGTGCTCGGCCTGACCCAGACCGACGTGAAGCGCATGATCGCGTACTCGTCGGTGGCGCACGCGGGCTTCCTGCTCGTCGGGTCGATCTCGCTGTCGGCCGAGGGCCTGTCCGGCACGATGTTCTACCTGCTGGCGTACGGCTTCACGACGATCGCCGCGTTCGGCGTGGTGTCGTTGGTGCGCAACGCGGACGGCGAGGCGACGCACCTGTCGCAGTGGGCCGGCTTGGCGAAGCGCTCGCCGGTCACCGCGCACGTGTTCACGTTCCTGCTGCTCGCCCTGGCCGGTATTCCGCTGACCAGCGGGTTCATCGGCAAGTTCGTCGTGTTCGCGGCGGCGTTGCAGAGCGGCATGGCGCCGCTGGTCGTGGTCGCGCTGGTGGCCTCGGCCGTCGCCGCGTTCTTCTACCTGCGGGTGATCGTGCTGATGTACTTCAGCGAGCCGGCGGCCGACGGTCCCACGGTGAGCGTCCCGGGTGCCTTCACCACGGTGGCGATCACCCTGGGTGCCGCGATCACGCTGGTGCTGGGCGTGTGGCCCGCGTTCGCCCTCGAATGGGCGGGTGCCGGCGGGTTCGCCTTCTAG